The Brachyhypopomus gauderio isolate BG-103 chromosome 7, BGAUD_0.2, whole genome shotgun sequence genome has a window encoding:
- the klhl15 gene encoding kelch-like protein 15 isoform X3, with protein MKPSPGSEEDTTRCLMAGDVEVYLSQVHDGSVSSGFRALYEERLLLDVTLLIEEHHFQAHKALLATQSDYFRVMFTADMRERDQDKIHMKGLTAAGFGHVLRFMYYGSLELSMPTVQEILQAAMYVQLTEAVEFCCSFLLAKICLENCAEVMRLLEDFSVGVEGVQEQLDAFLLENFVPLMARPDFLSYLSLEKLTAYLGSDRLSRFAELELYEAVQAWLRHDRRRWRHTDAVVQNLRFCLMTPTQVFEKVKTSEFYRYSRQLRQEVEQALGYFHAVNEQPLVERKSNRIRSVRPQTAVFRGMIGHSMVNSKILLLHRPKVWWELEGPQVPLRPDCLAIVNNFAFLLGGEELGPDGEFHASSKVYRYDPRQNSWLRMADMSVPRSEFAVGVIGKFIYAVAGRTRDETFYSTERYDIAEDKWEFVDPYPVNKYGHEGTVLNGKLYITGGITSSSTSKQVCVFDPEREGPSEQRPRRTPVLTSCWENKSKMNYARCFHKMISHNGKLYVFGGVCVILRASFESQGCPSTEVYNPETDEWTILASMPIGRSGHGVAVLDRQIMVLGGLCYNGHYSDSILTFDPEENKWKEDEYPRMPCKLDGLQVCSLHFPEYVLEHVRRCS; from the exons ATGAAGCCGTCCCCCGGCTCGGAGGAGGACACCACAAG GTGTCTCATGGCGGGGGATGTAGAGGTGTACCTGTCCCAGGTGCATGATGGGAGCGTATCCTCAGGCTTCCGAGCCTTATATGAGGAACGCCTGCTGCTGGACGTCACCCTCCTCATCGAGGAGCACCACTTCCAGGCGCACAAGGCGCTGTTGGCCACGCAGAGCGACTACTTCCGGGTCATGTTCACCGCCGACATGCGGGAACGCGACCAGGACAAGATCCACATGAAGGGCCTGACGGCGGCCGGGTTTGGCCACGTCCTGCGCTTCATGTACTACGGCTCTCTGGAGCTGAGCATGCCCACGGTGCAGGAGATCCTGCAGGCGGCCATGTACGTGCAGCTCACCGAGGCCGTGGAGTTCTGCTGCTCCTTCCTCCTGGCCAAGATCTGCCTGGAGAACTGCGCCGAGGTCATGCGTCTGCTGGAGGACTTCAGCGTGGGCGTGGAGGGCGTCCAGGAGCAGCTCGACGCCTTCCTGCTGGAGAACTTCGTCCCGCTGATGGCGCGGCCGGACTTCCTGTCCTACCTGAGCCTGGAGAAGCTGACGGCGTACCTGGGCAGCGACCGGCTCAGCCGATTCGCCGAGCTGGAGCTGTACGAGGCCGTGCAGGCGTGGCTTCGGCACGACCGTCGAAGGTGGCGGCACACCGACGCCGTGGTGCAGAACCTGCGTTTCTGCCTCATGACGCCCACCCAGGTGTTCGAGAAG GTGAAGACCTCCGAGTTTTACCGTTACTCCCGGCAGCTGAGGCAGGAGGTGGAGCAGGCGCTGGGCTACTTCCACGCGGTGAACGAACAGCCGCTGGTGGAGCGCAAGTCCAACCGGATCCGCTCGGTTCGGCCGCAGACGGCCGTCTTCCGCGGGATGATCGGCCACAGCATGGTCAACAGCAAGATCCTGCTGCTCCACCGGCCCAAGGTGTGGTGGGAGCTGGAGGGCCCGCAGGTTCCTCTCCGCCCCGACTGCCTGGCTATCGTCAACAACTTCGCGTTCCTGCTGGGCGGCGAGGAGCTGGGTCCGGACGGGGAGTTCCACGCCTCCTCCAAGGTCTACCGCTACGACCCCCGGCAGAACTCCTGGCTCCGCATGGCCGATATGTCGGTCCCGCGCTCGGAGTTCGCCGTCGGCGTCATCGGGAAGTTCATCTACGCCGTGGCGGGTCGTACGCGGGACGAGACGTTTTACTCCACGGAGCGGTACGACATCGCCGAGGACAAGTGGGAGTTCGTGGACCCGTATCCGGTCAACAAGTACGGGCACGAGGGCACGGTGTTGAACGGCAAGCTGTACATCACGGGCGGgatcacctcctcctccacctccaagCAGGTTTGCGTTTTCGACCCCGAGCGGGAGGGTCCGTCGGAACAACGCCCGCGCAGAACGCCCGTGCTCACCAGCTGCTGGGAGAACAAGTCCAAAATGAACTACGCACGCTGCTTCCACAAAATGATCTCCCACAACGGGAAGCTGTACGTGTTTGGCGGCGTGTGCGTGATCCTGCGGGCGTCGTTCGAGTCGCAGGGCTGCCCGTCCACGGAGGTGTACAACCCCGAGACGGACGAGTGGACCATCCTGGCCTCCATGCCCATAGGCCGCAGCGGTCACGGCGTGGCCGTGTTGGACCGGCAGATCATGGTGCTTGGAGGCCTGTGCTACAACGGCCATTACAGCGACTCCATCCTCACCTTTGACCCCGAGGAAAACAAGTGGAAGGAGGACGAGTATCCCAGGATGCCTTGCAAACTGGACGGTCTGCAAGTGTGCAGCTTACATTTCCCGGAATACGTTCTGGAACACGTTAGACGTTGCAGCTGA
- the cmbl gene encoding carboxymethylenebutenolidase homolog: MANEARPCPCDIGDRMEYGSLGQEVQIEHIQSYVVKPKCPTEKAVIVIQDIFGWQLPNTRYMADMLSSNGYVAVCPDFFVGKEPWSPSNDWSTFQLWLEDKKPTNISKEVDVVLKYLKEQCGAKRIGVVGFCWGGVATHYMTLQYSEIVAAVSVYGIIREREDCYELKSPTLFIFGEKDTVIPLEQVTGLEAKLKERCTVDYRVKIFPDQTHGFVHRKREDINEPDRPSILEAREDMINWLKKYM; encoded by the exons ATGGCGAATGAAGCAAGACCTTGCCCGTGTGACATTGGGGACAGGATGGAATATGGGAGTCTTGGGCAGGAGGTTCAAATCGAGCACATTCAATCTTATGTTGTAAAGCCCAAATGTCCTACTGAAAAAGCTGTCATTGTAATTCAGGACATTTTTGGATGGCAGCTCCCCAATACGAGATACATGGCAGACATGCTGTCTTCAAATGGATATGT TGCAGTTTGCCCAGATTTCTTTGTTGGAAAGGAACCATGGAGTCCTTCTAATGACTGGTCAACGTTCCAACTCTGGCTAGAGGATAAAAAACCCACCAACATCAGCAA GGAGGTGGATGTAGTTTTGAAGTACCTTAAGGAGCAGTGTGGTGCCAAAAGGATTGGTGTGGTGGGCTTCTGTTGGGGAGGTGTGGCCACACACTACATGACCCTACAGTACTCCGAGATCGTGGCTGCAGTTTCAGTCTATG GGATCAtccgagagagagaggactgcTATGAACTCAAGAGTCCGACTCTCTTCATTTTTGGTGAGAAGGACACGGTGATCCCACTTGAGCAG GTGACTGGACTTGAGGCAAAACTGAAGGAGAGGTGCACAGTTGATTATCGAGTGAAGATCTTCCCTGATCAGACCCACGGATTTGTTCATCGTAAAAGAGAAGACATCAATGAGCCAGACAGACCATCCATTTTGGAGGCCAGGGAGGATATGATTAATTGGCTCAAGAAGTACATGTAA
- the klhl15 gene encoding kelch-like protein 15 isoform X2 produces MLAFGLPDPSGTAAIHVRRLSGSVVQAGLCGGASPRCLMAGDVEVYLSQVHDGSVSSGFRALYEERLLLDVTLLIEEHHFQAHKALLATQSDYFRVMFTADMRERDQDKIHMKGLTAAGFGHVLRFMYYGSLELSMPTVQEILQAAMYVQLTEAVEFCCSFLLAKICLENCAEVMRLLEDFSVGVEGVQEQLDAFLLENFVPLMARPDFLSYLSLEKLTAYLGSDRLSRFAELELYEAVQAWLRHDRRRWRHTDAVVQNLRFCLMTPTQVFEKVKTSEFYRYSRQLRQEVEQALGYFHAVNEQPLVERKSNRIRSVRPQTAVFRGMIGHSMVNSKILLLHRPKVWWELEGPQVPLRPDCLAIVNNFAFLLGGEELGPDGEFHASSKVYRYDPRQNSWLRMADMSVPRSEFAVGVIGKFIYAVAGRTRDETFYSTERYDIAEDKWEFVDPYPVNKYGHEGTVLNGKLYITGGITSSSTSKQVCVFDPEREGPSEQRPRRTPVLTSCWENKSKMNYARCFHKMISHNGKLYVFGGVCVILRASFESQGCPSTEVYNPETDEWTILASMPIGRSGHGVAVLDRQIMVLGGLCYNGHYSDSILTFDPEENKWKEDEYPRMPCKLDGLQVCSLHFPEYVLEHVRRCS; encoded by the exons ATGTTGGCGTTCGGTCTCCCTGATCCCTCCGGAACCGCGGCGATCCATGTCCGAAGGCTCTCGGGCTCCGTGGTCCAAGCGGGGTTGTGTGGAGGCGCATCGCCGAG GTGTCTCATGGCGGGGGATGTAGAGGTGTACCTGTCCCAGGTGCATGATGGGAGCGTATCCTCAGGCTTCCGAGCCTTATATGAGGAACGCCTGCTGCTGGACGTCACCCTCCTCATCGAGGAGCACCACTTCCAGGCGCACAAGGCGCTGTTGGCCACGCAGAGCGACTACTTCCGGGTCATGTTCACCGCCGACATGCGGGAACGCGACCAGGACAAGATCCACATGAAGGGCCTGACGGCGGCCGGGTTTGGCCACGTCCTGCGCTTCATGTACTACGGCTCTCTGGAGCTGAGCATGCCCACGGTGCAGGAGATCCTGCAGGCGGCCATGTACGTGCAGCTCACCGAGGCCGTGGAGTTCTGCTGCTCCTTCCTCCTGGCCAAGATCTGCCTGGAGAACTGCGCCGAGGTCATGCGTCTGCTGGAGGACTTCAGCGTGGGCGTGGAGGGCGTCCAGGAGCAGCTCGACGCCTTCCTGCTGGAGAACTTCGTCCCGCTGATGGCGCGGCCGGACTTCCTGTCCTACCTGAGCCTGGAGAAGCTGACGGCGTACCTGGGCAGCGACCGGCTCAGCCGATTCGCCGAGCTGGAGCTGTACGAGGCCGTGCAGGCGTGGCTTCGGCACGACCGTCGAAGGTGGCGGCACACCGACGCCGTGGTGCAGAACCTGCGTTTCTGCCTCATGACGCCCACCCAGGTGTTCGAGAAG GTGAAGACCTCCGAGTTTTACCGTTACTCCCGGCAGCTGAGGCAGGAGGTGGAGCAGGCGCTGGGCTACTTCCACGCGGTGAACGAACAGCCGCTGGTGGAGCGCAAGTCCAACCGGATCCGCTCGGTTCGGCCGCAGACGGCCGTCTTCCGCGGGATGATCGGCCACAGCATGGTCAACAGCAAGATCCTGCTGCTCCACCGGCCCAAGGTGTGGTGGGAGCTGGAGGGCCCGCAGGTTCCTCTCCGCCCCGACTGCCTGGCTATCGTCAACAACTTCGCGTTCCTGCTGGGCGGCGAGGAGCTGGGTCCGGACGGGGAGTTCCACGCCTCCTCCAAGGTCTACCGCTACGACCCCCGGCAGAACTCCTGGCTCCGCATGGCCGATATGTCGGTCCCGCGCTCGGAGTTCGCCGTCGGCGTCATCGGGAAGTTCATCTACGCCGTGGCGGGTCGTACGCGGGACGAGACGTTTTACTCCACGGAGCGGTACGACATCGCCGAGGACAAGTGGGAGTTCGTGGACCCGTATCCGGTCAACAAGTACGGGCACGAGGGCACGGTGTTGAACGGCAAGCTGTACATCACGGGCGGgatcacctcctcctccacctccaagCAGGTTTGCGTTTTCGACCCCGAGCGGGAGGGTCCGTCGGAACAACGCCCGCGCAGAACGCCCGTGCTCACCAGCTGCTGGGAGAACAAGTCCAAAATGAACTACGCACGCTGCTTCCACAAAATGATCTCCCACAACGGGAAGCTGTACGTGTTTGGCGGCGTGTGCGTGATCCTGCGGGCGTCGTTCGAGTCGCAGGGCTGCCCGTCCACGGAGGTGTACAACCCCGAGACGGACGAGTGGACCATCCTGGCCTCCATGCCCATAGGCCGCAGCGGTCACGGCGTGGCCGTGTTGGACCGGCAGATCATGGTGCTTGGAGGCCTGTGCTACAACGGCCATTACAGCGACTCCATCCTCACCTTTGACCCCGAGGAAAACAAGTGGAAGGAGGACGAGTATCCCAGGATGCCTTGCAAACTGGACGGTCTGCAAGTGTGCAGCTTACATTTCCCGGAATACGTTCTGGAACACGTTAGACGTTGCAGCTGA
- the klhl15 gene encoding kelch-like protein 15 isoform X4 encodes MPVANQRCLMAGDVEVYLSQVHDGSVSSGFRALYEERLLLDVTLLIEEHHFQAHKALLATQSDYFRVMFTADMRERDQDKIHMKGLTAAGFGHVLRFMYYGSLELSMPTVQEILQAAMYVQLTEAVEFCCSFLLAKICLENCAEVMRLLEDFSVGVEGVQEQLDAFLLENFVPLMARPDFLSYLSLEKLTAYLGSDRLSRFAELELYEAVQAWLRHDRRRWRHTDAVVQNLRFCLMTPTQVFEKVKTSEFYRYSRQLRQEVEQALGYFHAVNEQPLVERKSNRIRSVRPQTAVFRGMIGHSMVNSKILLLHRPKVWWELEGPQVPLRPDCLAIVNNFAFLLGGEELGPDGEFHASSKVYRYDPRQNSWLRMADMSVPRSEFAVGVIGKFIYAVAGRTRDETFYSTERYDIAEDKWEFVDPYPVNKYGHEGTVLNGKLYITGGITSSSTSKQVCVFDPEREGPSEQRPRRTPVLTSCWENKSKMNYARCFHKMISHNGKLYVFGGVCVILRASFESQGCPSTEVYNPETDEWTILASMPIGRSGHGVAVLDRQIMVLGGLCYNGHYSDSILTFDPEENKWKEDEYPRMPCKLDGLQVCSLHFPEYVLEHVRRCS; translated from the exons ATGCCCGTGGCCAATCAGAG GTGTCTCATGGCGGGGGATGTAGAGGTGTACCTGTCCCAGGTGCATGATGGGAGCGTATCCTCAGGCTTCCGAGCCTTATATGAGGAACGCCTGCTGCTGGACGTCACCCTCCTCATCGAGGAGCACCACTTCCAGGCGCACAAGGCGCTGTTGGCCACGCAGAGCGACTACTTCCGGGTCATGTTCACCGCCGACATGCGGGAACGCGACCAGGACAAGATCCACATGAAGGGCCTGACGGCGGCCGGGTTTGGCCACGTCCTGCGCTTCATGTACTACGGCTCTCTGGAGCTGAGCATGCCCACGGTGCAGGAGATCCTGCAGGCGGCCATGTACGTGCAGCTCACCGAGGCCGTGGAGTTCTGCTGCTCCTTCCTCCTGGCCAAGATCTGCCTGGAGAACTGCGCCGAGGTCATGCGTCTGCTGGAGGACTTCAGCGTGGGCGTGGAGGGCGTCCAGGAGCAGCTCGACGCCTTCCTGCTGGAGAACTTCGTCCCGCTGATGGCGCGGCCGGACTTCCTGTCCTACCTGAGCCTGGAGAAGCTGACGGCGTACCTGGGCAGCGACCGGCTCAGCCGATTCGCCGAGCTGGAGCTGTACGAGGCCGTGCAGGCGTGGCTTCGGCACGACCGTCGAAGGTGGCGGCACACCGACGCCGTGGTGCAGAACCTGCGTTTCTGCCTCATGACGCCCACCCAGGTGTTCGAGAAG GTGAAGACCTCCGAGTTTTACCGTTACTCCCGGCAGCTGAGGCAGGAGGTGGAGCAGGCGCTGGGCTACTTCCACGCGGTGAACGAACAGCCGCTGGTGGAGCGCAAGTCCAACCGGATCCGCTCGGTTCGGCCGCAGACGGCCGTCTTCCGCGGGATGATCGGCCACAGCATGGTCAACAGCAAGATCCTGCTGCTCCACCGGCCCAAGGTGTGGTGGGAGCTGGAGGGCCCGCAGGTTCCTCTCCGCCCCGACTGCCTGGCTATCGTCAACAACTTCGCGTTCCTGCTGGGCGGCGAGGAGCTGGGTCCGGACGGGGAGTTCCACGCCTCCTCCAAGGTCTACCGCTACGACCCCCGGCAGAACTCCTGGCTCCGCATGGCCGATATGTCGGTCCCGCGCTCGGAGTTCGCCGTCGGCGTCATCGGGAAGTTCATCTACGCCGTGGCGGGTCGTACGCGGGACGAGACGTTTTACTCCACGGAGCGGTACGACATCGCCGAGGACAAGTGGGAGTTCGTGGACCCGTATCCGGTCAACAAGTACGGGCACGAGGGCACGGTGTTGAACGGCAAGCTGTACATCACGGGCGGgatcacctcctcctccacctccaagCAGGTTTGCGTTTTCGACCCCGAGCGGGAGGGTCCGTCGGAACAACGCCCGCGCAGAACGCCCGTGCTCACCAGCTGCTGGGAGAACAAGTCCAAAATGAACTACGCACGCTGCTTCCACAAAATGATCTCCCACAACGGGAAGCTGTACGTGTTTGGCGGCGTGTGCGTGATCCTGCGGGCGTCGTTCGAGTCGCAGGGCTGCCCGTCCACGGAGGTGTACAACCCCGAGACGGACGAGTGGACCATCCTGGCCTCCATGCCCATAGGCCGCAGCGGTCACGGCGTGGCCGTGTTGGACCGGCAGATCATGGTGCTTGGAGGCCTGTGCTACAACGGCCATTACAGCGACTCCATCCTCACCTTTGACCCCGAGGAAAACAAGTGGAAGGAGGACGAGTATCCCAGGATGCCTTGCAAACTGGACGGTCTGCAAGTGTGCAGCTTACATTTCCCGGAATACGTTCTGGAACACGTTAGACGTTGCAGCTGA
- the eif2s3 gene encoding eukaryotic translation initiation factor 2 subunit 3, producing the protein MAGDESGITLGQPHLAKQDLNTLDESSLTPLSTEIISRQATINIGTIGHVAHGKSTVVKAISGVHTVRFKNELERNITIKLGYANAKVYKLDDPSCPRPECYRSCGSSTPDEFPTDIPGTKGNFRLVRHVSFVDCPGHDILMATMLNGAAVMDAALLLIAGNESCPQPQTSEHLAAIEIMKLKHILILQNKIDLVKESQAKEQYEQILAFVQGTVAEGAPIIPISAQLKYNIEVVCEYIVKKIPVPVRDFTSEPRLIVIRSFDVNKPGCEVDDLKGGVAGGSILKGVLKVGQEIEVRPGIVSKDHEGKLMCKPIFSKIVSLFAEHNDLQYAAPGGLIGVGTKIDPTLCRADRMVGQVLGAVGALPEIFTELEISYFLLRRLLGVRTEGDKKAAKVQKLSKNEVLMVNIGSLSTGGRVSAVKADLAKIVLTNPVCTEVGEKIALSRRVEKHWRLIGWGQIRRGVTITPTVDDD; encoded by the exons ATGGCGGGCGATGAGTCTGGAATAACGTTGGGTCAGCCTCATCTGGCTAAACAAGACCTTAATACATTA GATGAAAGCTCACTGACCCCGCTCTCAACAGAGATCATCAGTAGGCAAGCCACGATTAACATAG GAACAATAGGCCATGTCGCACATGGAAAGTCAACGGTGGTGAAGGCGATTTCTGGAGTTCACACTGTACGATTCAAAAATGAACTGGAGAGGAACATTACAATCAAACTGGGCTATGCCAATGCCAAG GTGTATAAACTCGATGACCCCAGCTGCCCGCGTCCTGAGTGCTACAGGTCGTGTGGCAGTAGCACTCCAGATGAATTCCCCACAGACATTCCTGGCACCAAAGGCAACTTCAGACTGGTCCG ACATGTCTCATTTGTTGACTGCCCTGGTCACGACATCTTGATGGCCACTATGCTGAACGGTGCTGCTGTGATGGATGCTGCTCTCCTTCTGATTG cTGGTAATGAGTCCTGTCCTCAGCCACAGACCTCGGAGCATCTGGCTGCAATTGAGATCATGAAGTTGAAACATATCCTGATCCTGCAGAATAAGATTGACTTGGTGAAAGAAAGCCAAGCCAAGGAGCAGTATGAGCAGATCCTGGCGTTTGTGCAGG GTACAGTTGCAGAGGGGGCCCCCATTATCCCCATCTCAGCGCAGCTAAAGTATAACATAGAGGTGGTGTGTGAATACATAGTGAAGAAGATCCCGGTGCCTGTCCGAGACTTCACCTCCGAGCCCAGGCTCATCG TAATCCGATCGTTTGacgtgaacaagcccggctgtGAGGTGGATGACCTGAAAGGAGGTGTTGCTGGAGGCAGTATCCTTAAAGGAGTACTGAAG GTGGGGCAGGAGATCGAAGTCAGACCCGGTATTGTTTCCAAGGACCATGAGGGGAAACTCATGTGCAAACCCATTTTCTCCAAGATCGTCTCGCTGTTTGCTGAGCACAATGACCTTCAGTATGCTGCACCTGGAGGCCTAATTG GGGTTGGGACCAAGATTGACCCGACGCTGTGCAGAGCGGATCGTATGGTGGGACAGGTGCTCGGAGCAGTCGGGGCTTTGCCTGAGATTTTCACAGAGCTGGAGATTTCCTACTTCCTTCTGAGGAGGTTGCTGGGTGTCCGCACAGAAGGTGACAAGAAGGCGGCAAAG GTCCAGAAGTTGTCCAAGAACGAGGTGCTGATGGTCAACATCGGCTCTCTGTCCACGGGAGGCCGTGTGAGTGCAGTAAAGGCCGATTTGGCCAAGATCGTGCTGACCAACCCTGTCTGCACGGAGGTGGGCGAGAAGATCGCCCTGAGCCGCAGAGTGGAGAAACACTGGCG tTTGATTGGCTGGGGTCAGATCAGGAGAGGTGTGACCATTACACCTACGGTGGATGATGATTGA
- the klhl15 gene encoding kelch-like protein 15 isoform X1 has protein sequence MSEGSRAPWSKRGCVEAHRREQGTHKQRKCELPFGTVSMKPSPGSEEDTTRCLMAGDVEVYLSQVHDGSVSSGFRALYEERLLLDVTLLIEEHHFQAHKALLATQSDYFRVMFTADMRERDQDKIHMKGLTAAGFGHVLRFMYYGSLELSMPTVQEILQAAMYVQLTEAVEFCCSFLLAKICLENCAEVMRLLEDFSVGVEGVQEQLDAFLLENFVPLMARPDFLSYLSLEKLTAYLGSDRLSRFAELELYEAVQAWLRHDRRRWRHTDAVVQNLRFCLMTPTQVFEKVKTSEFYRYSRQLRQEVEQALGYFHAVNEQPLVERKSNRIRSVRPQTAVFRGMIGHSMVNSKILLLHRPKVWWELEGPQVPLRPDCLAIVNNFAFLLGGEELGPDGEFHASSKVYRYDPRQNSWLRMADMSVPRSEFAVGVIGKFIYAVAGRTRDETFYSTERYDIAEDKWEFVDPYPVNKYGHEGTVLNGKLYITGGITSSSTSKQVCVFDPEREGPSEQRPRRTPVLTSCWENKSKMNYARCFHKMISHNGKLYVFGGVCVILRASFESQGCPSTEVYNPETDEWTILASMPIGRSGHGVAVLDRQIMVLGGLCYNGHYSDSILTFDPEENKWKEDEYPRMPCKLDGLQVCSLHFPEYVLEHVRRCS, from the exons ATGTCCGAAGGCTCTCGGGCTCCGTGGTCCAAGCGGGGTTGTGTGGAGGCGCATCGCCGAG AGCAGgggacacacaaacaaaggAAATGTGAACTTCCCTTCGGCACAGTGTCGATGAAGCCGTCCCCCGGCTCGGAGGAGGACACCACAAG GTGTCTCATGGCGGGGGATGTAGAGGTGTACCTGTCCCAGGTGCATGATGGGAGCGTATCCTCAGGCTTCCGAGCCTTATATGAGGAACGCCTGCTGCTGGACGTCACCCTCCTCATCGAGGAGCACCACTTCCAGGCGCACAAGGCGCTGTTGGCCACGCAGAGCGACTACTTCCGGGTCATGTTCACCGCCGACATGCGGGAACGCGACCAGGACAAGATCCACATGAAGGGCCTGACGGCGGCCGGGTTTGGCCACGTCCTGCGCTTCATGTACTACGGCTCTCTGGAGCTGAGCATGCCCACGGTGCAGGAGATCCTGCAGGCGGCCATGTACGTGCAGCTCACCGAGGCCGTGGAGTTCTGCTGCTCCTTCCTCCTGGCCAAGATCTGCCTGGAGAACTGCGCCGAGGTCATGCGTCTGCTGGAGGACTTCAGCGTGGGCGTGGAGGGCGTCCAGGAGCAGCTCGACGCCTTCCTGCTGGAGAACTTCGTCCCGCTGATGGCGCGGCCGGACTTCCTGTCCTACCTGAGCCTGGAGAAGCTGACGGCGTACCTGGGCAGCGACCGGCTCAGCCGATTCGCCGAGCTGGAGCTGTACGAGGCCGTGCAGGCGTGGCTTCGGCACGACCGTCGAAGGTGGCGGCACACCGACGCCGTGGTGCAGAACCTGCGTTTCTGCCTCATGACGCCCACCCAGGTGTTCGAGAAG GTGAAGACCTCCGAGTTTTACCGTTACTCCCGGCAGCTGAGGCAGGAGGTGGAGCAGGCGCTGGGCTACTTCCACGCGGTGAACGAACAGCCGCTGGTGGAGCGCAAGTCCAACCGGATCCGCTCGGTTCGGCCGCAGACGGCCGTCTTCCGCGGGATGATCGGCCACAGCATGGTCAACAGCAAGATCCTGCTGCTCCACCGGCCCAAGGTGTGGTGGGAGCTGGAGGGCCCGCAGGTTCCTCTCCGCCCCGACTGCCTGGCTATCGTCAACAACTTCGCGTTCCTGCTGGGCGGCGAGGAGCTGGGTCCGGACGGGGAGTTCCACGCCTCCTCCAAGGTCTACCGCTACGACCCCCGGCAGAACTCCTGGCTCCGCATGGCCGATATGTCGGTCCCGCGCTCGGAGTTCGCCGTCGGCGTCATCGGGAAGTTCATCTACGCCGTGGCGGGTCGTACGCGGGACGAGACGTTTTACTCCACGGAGCGGTACGACATCGCCGAGGACAAGTGGGAGTTCGTGGACCCGTATCCGGTCAACAAGTACGGGCACGAGGGCACGGTGTTGAACGGCAAGCTGTACATCACGGGCGGgatcacctcctcctccacctccaagCAGGTTTGCGTTTTCGACCCCGAGCGGGAGGGTCCGTCGGAACAACGCCCGCGCAGAACGCCCGTGCTCACCAGCTGCTGGGAGAACAAGTCCAAAATGAACTACGCACGCTGCTTCCACAAAATGATCTCCCACAACGGGAAGCTGTACGTGTTTGGCGGCGTGTGCGTGATCCTGCGGGCGTCGTTCGAGTCGCAGGGCTGCCCGTCCACGGAGGTGTACAACCCCGAGACGGACGAGTGGACCATCCTGGCCTCCATGCCCATAGGCCGCAGCGGTCACGGCGTGGCCGTGTTGGACCGGCAGATCATGGTGCTTGGAGGCCTGTGCTACAACGGCCATTACAGCGACTCCATCCTCACCTTTGACCCCGAGGAAAACAAGTGGAAGGAGGACGAGTATCCCAGGATGCCTTGCAAACTGGACGGTCTGCAAGTGTGCAGCTTACATTTCCCGGAATACGTTCTGGAACACGTTAGACGTTGCAGCTGA